A genomic stretch from Vulpes lagopus strain Blue_001 chromosome 11, ASM1834538v1, whole genome shotgun sequence includes:
- the PJVK gene encoding pejvakin: MFAAATKSFVKQVGDGGRLVPVPSLSEADKYQPLSLVVKKKRCFLFPRYKFTSTPFTLKDILLGDREISAGISSYQLLNYEDESDVSLYGRRGNHIVNDVGINVTGSDSVAVKASFGVVTKHEVEVSTLLKEITTRKINFDHSLIRQTRSNRKAVLCVVMESIRTTRQCSLSVHAGIRGEAMRFHFMDEQNPKGRDKAIVFPAHTTIAFSIFELFIYLDGAFDLCVTSVSKGGFEREETATFALLYRLRNILFERNRRVMDAISRSQLYLDDLFSDYYDKPLSMTDISLKEGTHIRVNLLNHNIPKGPCILCGMGNFKRETVYGCFQCSVDGQKYVRLHAVPCFDVWHKRMK, from the exons ATGTTTGCTGCTGCTACCAAGAGTTTTGTCAAGCAAGTTGGAGATGGAGGGAGATTAGTTCCTGTTCCAAGCCTCAGTGAGGCTGACAAATACCAACCTCTAAGTCTGGTGGTAAAAAAGAAGCGATGCTTTCTCTTTCCTAGATATAAATTTACCTCAACACCTTTTACGCTGAAAGATATCCTTCTAGGAGACAGAGAAATTTCAGCTG GTATTTCATCTTATCAGTTACTGAATTATGAAGATGAATCAGATGTTTCCCTTTATGGAAGGCGAGGCAACCATATTGTGAATGACGTTGGGATTAATGTCACTGGATCAGATTCTGTTGCAGTAAAAGCTTCATTTGGTGTAGTGACCAAACACGAAGTGGAAGTATCAACATTGCTCAAGGAAATTACTACACG aaaaattaattttgaccACAGCTTGATACGTCAGACAAGGAGCAACAGAAAGGCAGTATTGTGTGTGGTCATGGAAAGCATTCGGACCACTAGGCAGTGCTCGCTGTCTGTGCATGCTGGAATTCGCGGGGAAGCCATGCGG tttcattttatggatgaacaGAATCCCAAGGGAAGGGACAAAGCTATTGTTTTTCCGGCACACACAACCATAGCTTTCAGTATTTTTGAACTCTTCATTTACTTGGATGGTGCCTTTG acctTTGTGTCACTTCAGTGTCAAAAGGAGGATTTGAGAGGGAAGAAACTGCAACGTTTGCACTGCTCTACAGATTGAGGAATATTCTATTTGAGAGAA ATAGAAGAGTGATGGATGCCATTTCTCGTTCACAGCTTTACTTAGATGATCTTTTTTCTGACTATTATGACAAACCTCTCAGCATGACGGATATTTCTCTCAAAGAAGGGACTCATATCCGAGTTAACCTGCTTAATCACAACATTCCAAAAGGACCTTGCATACTCTGCGGAATGGGGAACTTTAAAAGGGAGACGGTTTATGGATGCTTTCAGTGCTCTGTCGATGGGCAGAAGTATGTGAGACTTCATGCAGTTCCTTGTTTTGATGTTTGGCacaaaaggatgaaataa
- the FKBP7 gene encoding peptidyl-prolyl cis-trans isomerase FKBP7 isoform X2 translates to MPFPLRFLIFFYVGGIFTAEGQKEEGSTEAVKIEVLHRPENCSKSSKKGDLLNAHYDGYLASDGSKFYCSRTQNEGHPKWFVLGVGQVIKGLDIAMMDMCPGEKRKVIIPPSFAYGKEGYEGKIPPDATLIFEIELYAVTKGPRSIETFKQIDTDNDRQLSKTEINHYLKREFEKDEKPRDKSYQNAVLEDIFKKNDHDGDGFISSKEYNVYQHDEL, encoded by the exons ATGCCGTTTCCACTCagattcctcattttcttttatgtaggGGGCATTTTTACTGCTGAGGGACAAAAGGAAGAGGGGAGCACAGAGGCAGTGAAAATCGAAGTTTTGCATCGTCCAGAAAACTGTTCGAAGAGCAGCAAGAAGGGAGACCTGCTAAATGCGCATTACGACGGCTACCTGGCGAGCGACGGCTCGAAATTCTACTGCAG ccGGACACAAAACGAAGGCCACCCCAAATGGTTTGTTCTTGGTGTTGGGCAAGTCATAAAAGGCCTAGACATAGCGATGATGGATATGTGCCCTGGAGAGAAACGGAAAGTGATTATACCCCCTTCATTTGCATATGGAAAGGAAGGCTATG AAGGCAAGATTCCACCCGATGCAACATTGATTTTTGAGATTGAACTTTATGCGGTGACCAAAGGACCACGAAGCATTGAAACATTTAAACAGATAGACACGGACAATGACCGGCAACTCTCTAAAACTGAG ATAAATCATTACCTGAAAAGGGAATTTGAAAAAGATGAGAAGCCACGTGACAAGTCATATCAGAATGCAGttttagaagatattttcaaGAAGAATGACCATGATGGTGATGGCTTCATTTCTTCCAAGGAATACAATGTATATCAACATGATGAactatag
- the FKBP7 gene encoding peptidyl-prolyl cis-trans isomerase FKBP7 isoform X1: MPFPLRFLIFFYVGGIFTAEGQKEEGSTEAVKIEVLHRPENCSKSSKKGDLLNAHYDGYLASDGSKFYCSRTQNEGHPKWFVLGVGQVIKGLDIAMMDMCPGEKRKVIIPPSFAYGKEGYAEGKIPPDATLIFEIELYAVTKGPRSIETFKQIDTDNDRQLSKTEINHYLKREFEKDEKPRDKSYQNAVLEDIFKKNDHDGDGFISSKEYNVYQHDEL, from the exons ATGCCGTTTCCACTCagattcctcattttcttttatgtaggGGGCATTTTTACTGCTGAGGGACAAAAGGAAGAGGGGAGCACAGAGGCAGTGAAAATCGAAGTTTTGCATCGTCCAGAAAACTGTTCGAAGAGCAGCAAGAAGGGAGACCTGCTAAATGCGCATTACGACGGCTACCTGGCGAGCGACGGCTCGAAATTCTACTGCAG ccGGACACAAAACGAAGGCCACCCCAAATGGTTTGTTCTTGGTGTTGGGCAAGTCATAAAAGGCCTAGACATAGCGATGATGGATATGTGCCCTGGAGAGAAACGGAAAGTGATTATACCCCCTTCATTTGCATATGGAAAGGAAGGCTATG CAGAAGGCAAGATTCCACCCGATGCAACATTGATTTTTGAGATTGAACTTTATGCGGTGACCAAAGGACCACGAAGCATTGAAACATTTAAACAGATAGACACGGACAATGACCGGCAACTCTCTAAAACTGAG ATAAATCATTACCTGAAAAGGGAATTTGAAAAAGATGAGAAGCCACGTGACAAGTCATATCAGAATGCAGttttagaagatattttcaaGAAGAATGACCATGATGGTGATGGCTTCATTTCTTCCAAGGAATACAATGTATATCAACATGATGAactatag